In the Parcubacteria group bacterium ADurb.Bin159 genome, AGGTATTATTGGTGTTATTTTCGGTTGGATTGTTTCCTTGGGGATTAATAAATTTGCTAATATTACTACCAGTGTCTCTACGGAATCTATTATTTTAGCTGTGGGCGTTTCTGCTTTAGTGGGGATTGTTTTTGGTTATTATCCGGCGCGTCGCGCTGCCCGGCTTAACCCTATAGAAGCCCTAAGATATGAATAATAGGAAATACACCTTGACAATAAATATAGTTTTGATATTTTATAAATAATTAACGAATAAATTTACAAGAATGATAATATATTTTTTAAATTATTAATTTATTTTATGGAACAAAATGGGGCTCATAAAAAAAATTTAACTTCTTTCGGTTTGATTCTTGGTTTAAGTTTGATTTTAAGCGCGATGATTAGCGGCTTTGTTTTTTATAAAACACGTCTATCAGTTGATACCTTAGAGATAACTGGGTCAGCTAAAAAAGTGATTATTTCCGATGTAGTGAAATGGAAAAGTAATCTTTCTCGTAATGTGGCTGTTAATGAATTAAGCGCTGGTTATGCCCAAATATCTAATGATTTAGAAAAAGTAAAAAGTTTTTTAAAGAATAGGGGAATAGATGAAAAAAATATTACTATTTCTCCTGTTTATTTGGATTCCCAATATGATTATTCAAGGGGAGGAGAGTTAATTGGCTATATTTTAAGGCAAGAAGTAGCAATTCAATCTAACGAGGTACAGAAAATAACAGATTTGGCAAAAGATACGAGAGAATTAATTGATCAAGGCGTTATTTTCTCTACCCAGCCATTAGAATATTATTATACTAATTTACCGGAGACAAGAATAGAATTATTGGCTGATGCGGTAAAAGATGCAGAACGTCGAGCAGAAAAAATTGCTGATAGCACTGGGAAAAAAATAGGGTCATTAAAATCAGCTAGTGTTGGTGTTGTCCAAGTTTTACCGGTGAATTCAATAGAAATTTCTGATTATGGCGCTTATGACACTTCGAGTATTGAAAAAGAAATAATGATAACTGTGCGCACTACTTTTCGACTTCAATAATTTTTATATTTTTATTTAATTTAAAAAAAAATTATGATAATAATGCCATTTTTGTGTATTATTGTGTTGTTTTTTATTATTGGCGGGTTAAAAGTTGTTGACCAATATGAA is a window encoding:
- a CDS encoding oxidative stress defense protein; the encoded protein is MEQNGAHKKNLTSFGLILGLSLILSAMISGFVFYKTRLSVDTLEITGSAKKVIISDVVKWKSNLSRNVAVNELSAGYAQISNDLEKVKSFLKNRGIDEKNITISPVYLDSQYDYSRGGELIGYILRQEVAIQSNEVQKITDLAKDTRELIDQGVIFSTQPLEYYYTNLPETRIELLADAVKDAERRAEKIADSTGKKIGSLKSASVGVVQVLPVNSIEISDYGAYDTSSIEKEIMITVRTTFRLQ